A single region of the Brassica rapa cultivar Chiifu-401-42 chromosome A03, CAAS_Brap_v3.01, whole genome shotgun sequence genome encodes:
- the LOC103860355 gene encoding enoyl-[acyl-carrier-protein] reductase [NADH], chloroplastic yields the protein MAATSAASSLQMATTRASISAASSKARTCIVGANPRNASWDKIACTRHLSNLGCLRNDSALPASKKSFSFSTKAMSESSESKASSGLPIDLRGKRAFIAGIADDNGYGWAIAKSLAAAGAEILVGTWVPALNIFETSLRRGKFDQSRVLPDGSLMEIKKVYPLDAVFDTPDDVPEDVKANKRYAGSSNWTVQEAAECVRQDFGSIDILVHSLANGPEVSKPLLETTRKGYLAAISASSYSFVSLLSHFLPIMNPGGASISLTYIASERIIPGYGGGMSSAKAALESDTRVLAFEAGRKQNIRVNTISAGPLGSRAAKAIGFIDTMIEYSYNNAPIQKSLTADEVGNAAAFLVSPLASAITGATIYVDNGLNSMGVALDSPVFKDLNK from the exons ATGGCGGCAACATCAGCAGCTTCGAGCTTGCAAATGGCTACAACAAGGGCAAGCATTTCTGCTGCCTCTAGCAAAGCAAGGACCTGCATTGTCGGTGCCAATCCAAGGAACGCATCGTGGGACAAAATTGCTTGCACTCGCCATCTATCGAACCTCGGGTGTTTGAGAAACGACAGTGCTCTTCCAGCTTCTAAAAAGAGTTTTTCCTTTTCGACAAAGGCAATGTCTGAATCCAGCGAAAGCAAGGCTTCTTCTGGACTTCCCATTGATTTGAGAG GGAAAAGGGCTTTCATTGCTGGTATCGCTGATGATAATGGATATGGTTGGGCCATAGCCAAATCTCTTGCTGCTGCTGGTGCTGAAATATTGGTTGGCACTTGGGTTcct GCACTTAACATTTTTGAGACGAGCTTGAGACGTGGAAAATTCGACCAGTCACGCGT GTTGCCAGACGGATCATTGATGGAGATTAAAAAGGTTTATCCTTTGGATGCTGTCTTTGACACTCCTGATGATGTCCCTGAAGAT GTGAAAGCGAATAAGCGATATGCTGGATCATCAAACTGGACTGTACAGGAAGCTGCAGAATGTGTGAGACAAGATTTTGGAAGCATTGACATTCTTGTCCACTCACTTGCAAATGGACCAGAG GTTAGCAAACCTCTTCTGGAGACAACGAGGAAAGGCTATCTTGCTGCTATTTCTGCTTCCAGCTACTCCTTTGTTTCCCTCCTTAGCCATTTTCTCCCAATTATGAACCCAG GAGGTGCTTCTATCTCTCTTACTTACATTGCCTCTGAAAGGATCATTCCCGG GTATGGTGGAGGTATGAGTTCTGCCAAGGCCGCACTAGAGAGTGATACACGTGTGCTTGCATTTGAAGCTGGAAGGAAACAAAACATTAGAGTCAACACTATCTCTGCAGGTCCTTTGGGAAGCCGAGCAGCAAAAGCAATTGGGTTCATAGACACAATGATTGAGTATTCATACAATAACGCGCCTATTCAGAAATCACTGACCGCAG ATGAAGTTGGGAATGCAGCGGCCTTCTTGGTATCTCCATTGGCCTCTGCCATAACTGGTGCAACCATCTATGTGGACAATGGTTTGAATTCAATGGGTGTTGCTCTGGACAGCCCCGTTTTCAAAGACCTCAACAAGTAG
- the LOC103860356 gene encoding calmodulin-binding receptor-like cytoplasmic kinase 3: MGGSVTRLVFAALLCLLMLLHPKESTASSSSSPCQSDHFTYTKPSLFAINGDPVHIVRFCEAVQIHKAKGCVFGDSFIDDFCTVHHLLGRRFLKEKYVEEDSGESENSHVQVSLAASGFLLFCCAICCPCFHKERKANSHEVLPKESNSVHQGSSFEMSPSSDMISSSSSRVPESPSRYAMSPRPSARMGPLNLTMSQIIAATDNFSDSNQIGEGGFGIVYKGTLEDGQVVAIKRAKKEHFENLRKEFKSEVDLLSKIGHRNLVKLLGYVDKGDERLIITEYVGNGTLRDHLDGTNGSILNFNQRLEIVIDVCHGLTYLHSYAERQIIHRDIKSSNIILTTGMRAKVADFGFARGGPTDSNQTHILTQVKGTVGYLDPEYMRTYQLTAKSDVFSFGILVVEILTGRRPVEARRPHDERITVRWAFEKYNEGKVFELVDPNARDRVDEKILKKMFSLAFQCAAPTRKERPDMEAVGKQLWAIRSSYLRRSVEQK, translated from the exons ATGGGTGGAAGCGTCACAAGATTGGTGTTTGCTGCTTTGTTGTGTCTGTTAATGTTATTGCATCCCAAGGAAAGTACTGCATCGTCATCATCGAGTCCATGTCAGTCTGATCACTTTACCTACACAAAGCCGAGTTTGTTCGCAATAAACGGAGATCCAGTGCACATAGTTCGCTTTTGCGAAGCCGTACAGATTCATAAAGCCAAAGGTTGTGTCTTTGGGGACTCTTTTATAGACGACTTCTGCACGGTTCACCATCTACTAG GGAGAAggtttttgaaagaaaaatatgtAGAAGAAGATTCTGGTGAATCTGAAAATAGCCATGTTCAAGTAAGCTTGGCAGCAAGTGGGTTTCTTCTATTCTGCTGTGCGATTTGTTGTCCTTGCTTCCACAAAGAGAGGAAAGCAAATAGTCACGAAGTACTACCCAAAGAATCTAACTCAG TGCACCAAGGTTCGTCGTTTGAAATGAGCCCTTCATCTGATATGATTTCGTCTAGTTCATCCCGGGTACCTGAAAGCCCATCAAGATATGCTATGTCCCCGAGGCCTAGTGCTAGGATGGGACCCTTGAATCTGACCATGAGTCAAATTATTGCAGCAACCGATAATTTTTCAGACAGTAACCAAATTGGTGAAGGAGGCTTTGGTATAGTCTACAAGGGCACTCTAGAGGACGGTCAGGTCGTTGCCATTAAACGAGCCAAAAAG GAACACTTTGAGAATCTGCGGAAGGAATTCAAAAGTGAAGTTGATCTTTTGTCGAAAATAGGTCATCGGAACCTAGTGAAGCTACTTGGTTATGTTGATAAAGGAGACGAGCGACTTATCATAACCGAGTACGTCGGAAATGGTACACTACGGGATCACTTGGATG GTACTAACGGAAGCATTCTCAATTTCAATCAAAGGTTGGAGATCGTGATTGATGTTTGCCATGGATTGACATATCTCCATTCTTATGCAG AAAGACAGATAATTCACCGTGACATAAAATCGTCCAACATTATCCTCACGACGGGGATGAGAGCCAAAGTGGCAGACTTTGGGTTTGCGAGAGGCGGTCCTACGGACTCTAACCAAACCCACATATTGACACAAGTGAAAGGAACAGTTGGTTATCTCGACCCGGAGTACATGAGGACTTATCAACTCACTGCCAAAAGCGATGTTTTCTCCTTCGGGATTTTGGTTGTGGAGATACTCACTGGCCGTCGTCCGGTAGAGGCCAGACGACCTCATGATGAGAGGATTACGGTTCGATGG GCATTTGAGAAATACAATGAGGGCAAAGTGTTTGAGTTGGTGGATCCAAACGCGAGGGATCGAGTAGACGAGAAGATACTGAAGAAGATGTTCAGTTTGGCTTTTCAGTGTGCTGCTCCGACACGGAAAGAGCGACCGGACATGGAAGCTGTCGGGAAGCAGCTTTGGGCTATAAGATCCAGTTATCTTAGGCGGTCGGTGGaacagaaataa